The Pseudomonas sp. MM223 genome segment CCGGCAGCAGGCTGCCATCCGCCGCCGCCAGCTCGAAGCTGCAAATACCTTGCGCTTCATCGTTACGGGACACCACTACGGCATCGATCATGTTGGCTGTTCCTCAGGCAGGGGTGGCACTGGTAGCGATCAGTTGTGGTTGCGGTGCACGCTCTTTGGCGATGATCCGCTCCAGCACCTTGCGCGACTGCACGCCGCCAGCATCGATGTTCAGCTTCAAAAGGTTGCGCTCGGGGTAGGCCAGCAAGTTCTGTTGCTGGCGTTCGAGCATCTCCAGGTCTTCGCTGAAAATCTTGCCTTGGCCCTCACGAATGTTGTCGGTCAGGGTCTGGTCGTGTGCGGCGAAGTTGCGTGCCATGCCCCAGAAGTACCAGATCGAGGTGTCGGTTTCCGGGGTGATGAAATCCACCACGATGCTCGACGCCTTGTGCTGCGCGTCGGCGTGGTAGCCACCCTTGCCGGCATGCGCCACGCCCACTTCGATCAGCACATGGCTGGGCGGGGTAAAGCGGCAAATTTGCCAGCGGTCCACCGGCACGTCGTCGGCCAGGCCGTTGCCACGCAGGGCCATGCGCCAGAAGGGCGGGGCCATGATGTTTTCCATGTGCCGCGAGGTGACCACCTCGTCGCCGGTGACGGTGGTGACTGGGGGCGCCTCGTCGATTTCCTTCTGGCCGATGCTGGAGGCATGCACGTAGGTTTCGTGGGTGAGGTCCATGAGGTTGTCGATCATCAGGCGGTAGTCGCAACCGATGTGGAACAACCCGCCGCCATACGCCCACTCATCACTCACCGCCCATTCAAGGTGCGGAATCAGCGCCGGGTCGGCCTGCGCCTGGTCGCCAGGCCAGACCCAGATGAAGCCATAGCGCTCGACGGCGGCGAAGGTCTTGTTACACGGAAAGCCCCGCACCCGCTGGCCCGGCATCGACACGGTCTTGCCATCGCAGCCCATGACCAGGCCGTGGTAGCCACACACCAGGTTGCCGTCTTCGACATAACCCAGCGACAACGGCGCGCCGCGGTGCGGGCAGAAGTCCTCGACGGCGGCCACGGTGTTCTCCTGGGCGCGGTAGAACACGATCTTTTCCCCGCAAATCTGCCGGCCCAGGGGCTTGGTGGCGATCTCATCGGGGGTGCAGGCGACGTACCAGGTATTTTTGGGGTACATGGGAGGCTCTCCAGGGTTTTGTTTTTATTTAATGGATCCATTAGAGCCGTCATTGATGAGCATGGTCAACAGCTACTGGCTTTTAATCGTCGGTTTTGTGCGATTATCGGTTTTTAGTGGATCCATAACTCGTTTGTGGGTGGTGCCCCTCAGCAGTAGGACAGGCAGTAAGACCGCACCTGACCAGTTGACGCGGCAAATGCAGGAGCGGCCTTGTGCGCTGAATCTCCCCGAACCTGCTATTCCTGAAAGAACACCCAACCCCACCAAGGCCCGTCGATGCTCGCCATCGAACAGCCCACAAATCATTCCCCACCCCCAAGGCCCGCTCCCCGTCCTGCAGGGTGTCGATCTGCGCCTGGCACGCGGTAGCAGCCTGGCGCTGATGGGCGAGTCGGGCAGCGGCAAGAGCACGTTGCTGCACCTGATTGCCGGCCTGGACCGTGCCGACAGCGGCCGCATCCTGATCGACGACGTTGCGCTCGACAGCCGCTCGGAGGCGTCGCTGGCGCAGTGGCGATGGGAGGGGATTGGCCTGGTGTTCCAGCAATACAACCTGATTAGCAGCCTGGACGTGGCGGCCAACCTTGCCTTTCAGGCCAGGTTGGCCGACAGGCATGACCCGCAATGGGTGGCTTACCTGGCAGAGCGGTTGGGCCTGGCAGGTTTGCTGGCGCGCTACCCTGAGCAGCTGTCCGGTGGCCAGCAGCAGCGGGTTGCCATCGGCCGTGCCCTGGCCGGGCGACCGGCCTGGCTGCTGGCCGACGAGCCCACCGGCAGCCTTGACGAAGCCAGCAGCGATGAGGTGCTGAGCCTGCTGCTGCAACTGGTTTCCGAGGCCGGCAGCGGTGTGCTGATGGTGACCCACAGCCCCCGGTTGGCGGCACGCTTGCAGCAGCGTTGCCAGCTGCAGGCCGGTCGCGTGCAGCCAGAGCGGGGTGATGAGGCTTTTGTCGCTGGCCCTGTTGGCGTTGCTCAGCCATTGGCGGCGCCATCGTGTGCAGTTTTTCAGCATCTTCACCGGGTTGTGGCTGGCCACGGCGCTGTGGACGGGCGTGCAGGCACTGAATAGCCAGGCACGCAGCGACTACGCTCGGGCCAGTGCCGTGCTGGCCGGGCCGCTGCAGGCGCAATTAGTGCTGCGCAACGGTGAGCGCTTCGACCAAAGGCTTTACGTGGCGTTGCGCAAGCAGGGTTGGCCAGTGACGCCGGTGCTGGAAGGGCGTTTGCGCTTGCCTGGGGAGCCTGCGGGCAGCGTGCGCCTGCTTGGCATCGACCCCTTGAGCCTGCCGCCTGCCAGCAGCATTGCCGGTGTGCAGCCACAAGCATTCGACGTGCAGGCGTTCATCGGCACACCCGGGCAAGCGTGGGCCGGGCCGGATACCTTGCGTCAACTGGGCGCAGAGCCTGGGGCGTCAGTGCGCGACAGCGAAGGGCAACTGCTACCTCCCATGGTTTTGCAGCCTGCACTGGCGCCCGGGGTGATCGTGGTCGACATCGGCCATGCCCAGCGGTTGCTGCACGCACCTGGGCAATTGTCGCGTTTGCTGGTGGCCGGCATGCCGCAGCCGCTGCCTGCGGATATCGCGGTTTACCTTGAGCTGCAACCGCAACAGGACGACGGCGGTTTGCAGCGGCTGACCGAGAGCTTTCACCTCAACCTGACCGCCCTCGGCCTGCTGGCGTTCGTCGTAGGCCTGTTTATCGCCCATGCCGCAATTGGCCTGGCGCTGGAACAGCGGCGTGGTTTGATCCGCAATCTGCGCGCCTGTGGTGTCAGCTTGAACACCCTGCTGTGCGCCTTGCTGCTGGAACTGGGCCTGTTCGCCGTCTTGGGCGGGCTGGCCGGCGTGGCAAGCGGGTATGTGCTGGCCGCCTGGTTGCTGCCCGATGTGGCCGCCAGTTTGCGCGGCCTGTACGGCGCCCAGGTTGCCGGCACATTGAGCCTGCCCGCGTGGTGGTGGCTGGTGGGGGTGCTTGTGAGTGTGCTGGGGGCATTGCTTGCAGGGCTCAGCAGCGTGCTGCGTGCAGCCCGGTTGCCGTTGCTGGCGCTGGCGCAGCCCCAGGCTTGGCGGCTGGCACAGGGGCCGTGGTTGAGGCGTCAGGCTTGCGTCGCGGGTGTTCTGTTGCTGCTGGCCTTGGGCTGTGGTGTGCTGGGTAACAGCCTGGCCAGCGCGTTTGCCATGCTGGCTGGGCTGTTGCTGGCGGCGGCGCTGTTGTTGCCGGCCTTGCTCGACCGGGCGCTGGCCTTGCTGGCGCGGTATGGCCGGCGACCTTTGGCGCAGTGGTTCGTCGCCGATTGCCGCCAGCAACTGCCGGGCCTGAGCCTGGCGCTGATGGCACTGTTGCTGGCGTTGGCTGCCAGTGTCGGCGTGGGCAGCATGACCGAGGGCTTTCGCAAGACCTTTGTCGGCTGGCTGGACCAGCGCCTGTCTGCCGACCTGTATGTCACCCCTCGGGATACCCCCCAAGGCCTGGCGATTGTGCAATGGCTAGGGCAGCAATCGGCAGCCAGCGTGGTGCTGCCCGGCTGGCGTGTGGAAACGCAGTTGCAGGGCTGGCCGGTGCAGCTCCAGGGCATCGTCGATCATCCGGTCTACCTCAAGCGCTGGCCGTTGCTACAGCAGCAGCCTCACGCTTGGGAGCGTTTGGCCAGCGGGCATGCCGTAATGCTCAGTGAACAGCTGGCCAGGCGTCTGAAGCTGCAATTGGGCGACCGCCTTGCGCTGCCTTTAGAGGCGATGACGGTGGTGGGGATTTATGCCGATTACGGTAACCCCAAGGGCCATGTGCTGGTCAATGCCAGCGAGTTACGCAGGCAATGGCCGCAGGCAACTTTGACCGGGTTGAGCGTTGATCTACCCACCGGGCAGGTGCCCCTCATCAAAGCCGGGTTGCAACAGCACTTCGCCCTGGACGACAGCCGCGTGGTCGAGCAGGCTCGCCTGAAAGGCTGGTCCACCGAGGTGTTCAACCGTACCTTTGCCGCCACCGCTGCGCTCAACAGCCTCACGCTTGGCGTGGCCGGTGTGGCGCTGTTCATCAACCTGCTGACGTTGGGCCAAACGCGGCTGAGCCAGCTGGCGCCCCTGTGGGCGTTGGGGGTGCAGCGCCGGCAACTGGTGTGGTTGAGCTTGGGGCAGACACTGATGCTGAGCAGTTTCACGGTACTGCTGGCAATCCCGTTGGGGGTGTTGCTGGCCTGGTGCCTGGTGGCGGTAGTCAACGTGCAGGCGTTCGGCTGGCGCCTGCCGCTCTACGTCTTCCCCGTGCAGTTGCTGCAACTGGCTGCGTTGGGGCTGTTCACCAGCCTGTTGGCCAGCACCTGGCCACTGTGGCAACTGGCGCGCCGCCAGCCCCGTGAACTGTTGAGGCCGTTTGCCGATGAAGCGTAGTGCGTGGTTGTTGCTGTGCGGCCTGCTGTGCGCGTGTGATCAACCGGCGCCACAAGGCTATGCCGGGCTCGGGCAGCAGGCGGACGGGTTCAACCAGGTGGCCCGCGCGCATCGCCTGGAGTTCCCCCGTGACCACGGTCCACACGAGGGCTTTCGCATCGAATGGTGGTATGTCACCGCCAACCTCAAGGACGCCCGGGGGCGTGACTGGGGCGTGCAGTGGACCCTGTTCCGCTCGGCCCTGCGCCCCGGCCCTGAAACCACCGACTGGAACAGCCCGAACCTGTGGATGGGGCACGCGGCCCTGACCGGCCCGGGTGGTCACCAGTCTGGCGAAACCCTGGCGCGTGGCGGTATCGGCCAGGCCGGCGTGCAGGCCCAGCCGTTCCGGGCGTGGATCAATGATTGGTCGTTGCAGGGCAGGGGAGGTATTGAACACGTGCAAATGGCCGCCGGTGGCGAAGGGTTTCGCTACGACTTGCATTTGCGCAGTGATCGGCCCTTGGTGCTGCACGGCGATCAGGGTTACAGCGAGAAATCCGGCAAGGGCCAGGCTTCTTACTATTACAGCCAGCCGTTTTACCGTGTGCGCGGGGAAGTGGAGCGTGATGGCATGTGCATCGCGGTTACCGGGCAGGCCTGGCTGGACCGGGAGTGGAGCAGCCAGCCGCTGGCGGCGGGGCAAACGGGGTGGGACTGGTTTTCACTGCACCTGGACAGTGGTGCCAAGCTGATGCTGTTTCAGGTGCGAGAGGCGCAGGGGGAACCGTATCGCGCCGGCACCTGGGTTGGGCCGCAGGGAGAGGTGGTGGCGCTGGGCGGAGCACAGATCCAGTTGCAGGCGCTGGCCTGGGCCAGGCAGGAGAATGGCAAGCAGGTGCCGACGCGTTGGCGGGTGCAGGTGCCGGGGCAGGGGGTGGATGTGCAGGTTGACGCAGTGGAGCCGCAGGCGTGGATGGATACACGGTTCCCGTATTGGGAAGGGCCGGTGCGCATAAGCGGGAGTACGGGTGGGCGCGGGTATCTGGAGATGACGGGGTACTAATCCATATGCCAGTAATGACACGGTCCCTTGTAGGAGCGGCCTTGAACTGGCCTAATGATTTTGGACACCTTCTTCGGGCGCTATGATGACGCCCAATTGGAGGCAAAATCAGTGCGAAAATCTTATTCGAAAGAACACAAAATCCAAGCAGCTGAAATGGTGCTGGACGGTGGCCAGTCAGTTCCTGAGGTATGTGAAATCCTCGGGATTGGCCGCACTGGCTCTTCGCCGGTGGGTTGACCAGGTACGGCAGGAGAGAGAGGGGAAAGTCCCGGCTGGTGCAAAGGCTATCACCCCGGAGCAACGACGAATCGAGGAGCTGGAAAGCCTGGTTCGTCAAAAGGATCGGGATATCGAAATCCTAAAAAAGGCCAGTGCTCTCCTGCTTCGGGACTCCAAAGATCGTTCTCGCTGATCAACGAGCTGAGTGAGCATTACGGTGTTGTCGACTGCTGTCGCGTGCTTGGGGTCAAGCGCAGCAGTTTCTATGCATGGCGCAAACGCCAAGGGCGTGAAAACCCTGACAGAGATGCTCTGCGCCTGCTGGTAGTCGACCATTTCAAGGCGTCGCGAAATGCTTCTGGATCACGAACTCTCGTGCAGGAGTTGCGTCGTCAAGGCCATAAAGTCGGGCGTTACAAAGTGCGCGCGCTTATGCGTGAGGCTGGCTTGAAATGCCGGCAGCGCAGGCCGCACCGGTATCGCTCGTCAGGTACAGAAGCACTGATTGCGGAAAACCAACTGAAGCGAAATTTCAAAGTTTCGACTATCAACGAGGTTTGGTGTGGCGATGTGACTTACATCCAGGTTGGCAGGCGCTGGCTGTACTTGGCCGCGGTAATCGACTTGTACGCACGCCGAGTTGTGGGCTGGGCGTTTTCAATGACTGCCGATGCCAGGTTGGCCTGTGACGCGCTGCGCATGGCGTCTGAGTCTAGGGGCAAGCCTGCTGGCGTGATGTTTCATTCAGATCAAGGTTGTCAGTACACCAGCCATAAATTCAGGGCTGTGCTTGAAGAATGCCGCTTGAAACAAAGCATGAGCCACCGCGGCCAATGCTGGGACAACGCCGCCATGGAGCGATTCTTCGGGGCGTTGAAATCAGAATGGATGCCGGCAGGAGGCTATGAATCCGAAGCTGAGGCTAAGGCCGACATCATGGCTTATCTGGTGCGCTACAACCTCAAACGCCTCCACAGCTACAACGGCTACGAGACCCCGGTAGCCATGGAGGAAAAACTGAGGGCAGCGTCATAAACCTTAACCGGTGTCCAAAATTACTTGACCAGATCACCTTGTGTCGCGAAAGGGGTGCGAAGCGCCCCCAAGATCTGCGCCTCGCCGCAGAATTGCCGGGGCCGCTTTGCGGCCCTATCGCGACACAAGGCCGCTCCTACAGTGATCGCGCGGGCTTTCAAAGTTTGAGCAAGACCGTAGCCCCAAAAGACCGCAGCAGGCCACTTAATCCTTGATCAGCCCTCGCAGCACGGCTCGTGCTTCTTCGGTGCGCAGGCACTCAATAAACAGCCGGCTTTCCCGCGCCACGGCTTCCTCCAGCTCGGCCCGTTGGCTGTCCTTGAGCAGCCGCTTGCTGATGCGCAGCGCCGCCTGCGGGTAGCTTTGCAGCTGCCGCGCCAGCTTGCGCGCTGCGGCCAGGCACTGTTCGCCATCTTCATGCAGGCTCATTGGCCAGCCCCCAGGCAACCGCCTGTTCGCCATCCAGCAACTCATTGGCCAGCAACAAACGGGCGGCCCGGGCCTGGCCAAGCAGGCGCGGCAGCAGCAGGCTGGCGCCAAACTCCGGGCACACACCCAACGGTGCGAACGGCATGCGCAACTTGGTCGAACGGCTGACCAGCACCTGGTCGCAATGCAACAACAAGGTGGCACCAATGCCGATGGCCGCGCCACTGACAGCCGCGATCAGCGGCTTGTCCAGGCCCATGACCACCCGCATCAGGCGGAACACCGGGCTGTCCAGGTCAGTGGGCGGGTTGTCGAGGAAATCGCGCAGGTCGTTGCCAGCCGTGAAACAGTGGGCGCCGCCGGTGAGGATGATGGCATCGACACCGGGGTCTTCACCCGCTGCCAGCAGCAAGTCGCCCAGTTGCTGGTACATGGCGGTGTTCAGGGCATTGAGCTTGTCGGGGCGGTTGAAGGCCAGGGTCAGCAGGCCTTGGTCAAGCTCACGTGTGATCAGGTCGTTCATGGCAGCCGCTTTTGTTGTTGTGGGCAAGTGTGCCAAGGGTTTATCACGCAGTCCGGCTTGTTGTACAGTCGTTCAGTCCAGCCCCTGAACCGAGAACCCTTGATGAGCCAGGAAGCCCGCTACCACCGTATGCTGCCGGAATTGCGCAAGGCCAACCTGGTCGAAGCGACCCTGGTGTGCCTCAAACGCCATGGCTTCCAAGGGGCTTCGATCCGCAAGATTTCCGCCGAGGCCGGGGTCTCGGTCGGGCTCATCAGCCACCACTACGCCGGCAAGGATGAACTGGTGGCCGAGGCCTACCTGGCCGTCACCGGCCGGGTGATGGGGCTGCTGCGTGAAGCCATGGCGCAGGCTGCGCCCAATGCCCGCGAGCGGTTGTCGGCGTTTTTCCGCGCATCGTTCTGCGCAGAGTTGCTCGACCCGCAACTGCTCGACGCCTGGCTGGCCTTCTGGGGCGCGGTCAAGACAGCCGACGCGATCAACCAGGTGCATGACCATTCCTATGGCGAGTACCGCAAGGAACTGAGCCGGTTGCTGGCCGAGCTGGCCGCGCAGGAGGGCTGGCAGGGCTTCGATGCCGACCTCGCAGCCATCAGCCTCAGTGCCTTGCTTGATGGCCTGTGGCTGGAGTCGGGGCTCAACCCCGGCACCTTCACCCCCGAGCAGGGCGTGATTATCTGCGAGGCATGGGTCGACGGCCTGCAGGCCGGTGGTCGGCGGCGCTTCAGCCTGCCCGAGGGCTGTTGATCGTCTGTTCAGTAACGAGTACGCTGCTGGCGCGAGTGTGTAGAACAACACCAATAAAAAAGAGACAACACGCAATGACGCCTCGGGTATTGATCGTCGATGACGATCCGCTTATTCGTGACTTGCTGCAGGCCTATCTGTCCCAGGAAGGCTACGACGTGCACTGTGCTGACACGGCGGAAAAGGCCGAGGCCCTGCTCGGCAGCCAGGATGTCGACCTGGTGCTGCTGGACATCCGCCTGCCTGGCAAGGACGGCCTCACCCTGACCCGCGAGCTGCGGGTGCGTTCGGAGGTGGGCATCATCCTCATCACCGGCCGCAACGACGACATCGACCGTATTGTCGGCCTGGAATGCGGCGCCGACGACTACGTGATCAAACCGCTCAACCCTCGTGAGCTGGTATCGCGCGCCAAAAATCTGATCCGCCGTGTGCGCCATGCCCGCGAAGTGCACCCGGCACCGGCCTGTGCGCAGTCGCTGAAGCAGTTTGCCGACTGGGCACTGGACACCGACCGCCGTCGCCTGATCGACCCACGCGGCGGGCAAACCCTGCTGACCCACGGTGAGTTCCAGTTGCTTAGCGTGTTCCTGCGCAACAGCGGCCATACCCTGAGCCGCGACCAACTGATGGACCAGATTCGTAACCGCGAGTGGGTGCCCAACGACCGCTCCATCGACGTGCTGGTAGGCCGCCTGCGGCGCAAGCTGCACGATGACCCGGCCGAACCGCAGTTGATCATCACCATCCACGGCACCGGCTACCTGTTTACCGCCAGCGTGGCGGCATGATTCACCGCGCCTTGTGCCTGGCGCTGGCGATGCTCGCCGCGCAGGCCGGCGCGGTCGAGACGGTGCGCTATTGTGACTACCCGGTGTACCCGCCGATTTCCTGGAGCGACGGCCACCAGGTACGTGGCCTGGCGCCAACCGTGGTGCGCGAACTGTTCGCACGCATGGGTTACGACGTGCAGACGGTGGTGCTGGGCAACTGGAAACGCTGCCTGATGGATGCTGCCGCCGGGCGGGTGGACGTGGTGCTGGCCTACAACAGCGACCAGCGTGACCAGCGCATGCATTTTTCCACGGAGCCGGTGGTGCGCGAGGAAGTGGCTGTGTTCTACAACCGCAAGCGGCCAGTGCAGTTCCAGCAGCTGGAGGACCTGGCCGGCTACCGTGGCGGCCTGTTGTACGGTGAAAGCTACGGCGCCGAATTCGACCGTTTCGTCGCCCGGCACCAGAACATCGAGCGGGTGTCTTCCAGCCAGCAGAACTTCGGCAAGCTGATCCGCGGGCGCATCGACTACGTGATCCAGGAGCGGCGCACCGGCCAATTGTTCATCGAGCACCTGCCCGGGGCGCAGGACATCCGCGTACTGCCCAGCGCACTGAGCGTGGACTACCTGCGCGTTGCCGTATCGCGGCAATCACCCTTGAGCCAGCACATGGACGAAATCGACGCGCAACTGCAGCGCATGAACCAGGCTGGCGAGATTGCACGCTGGCTGGAGCAGAGCGAGGTCACCTACCGCGACATGATCAACCTGCCGGCAGATGCCCGATGATTCGCCTGCACACCGATGGCCTGCTGCGCCGCCTGTTGCGGTTCATCCTGTTGTTCAGCCTGTGCTTCACCGTACTGGCCAGTAGCGTGCAGTTGTATTTCGAATACCGCCGCGAGATGCGCGACATCGAGGCGCGCATGGCGTTGATCCGCGCCGGCTACCTGGCCAGCCTGGAGCGCAGCCTGTGGGACCTGGACGAGGCGCAACTGGATACGCAATTGCGCGGCCTGGTGGATTTTTCCGACGTGGCCCGGGTGCGCCTGGTGAGCGACGATTTTCAACTGCTGCGAGGGGAGGCCGAACCCAAAGGGCCGCTGCGCATCGAGCGCTTCCCCCTGGATTATCAGCCCCCCTCGGGCCCGGCCAGGCACCTGGGTGAGCTGGAAGTCAGTATCGACCTGGGTGCGGTGCACCGTCGGCTGTACGCTACCGGGCTTGCCAGCCTGCTGTGGATGGGCGTGTTCCTGTGTGGCCTGGCGGTGGCGCTGTCGGGGCTGTTCTATCGCCTGGTCACCCGCCACCTGCAAGTGATGGCCGAGTTCGCCCGGCGTATTGGCGCCGGCCAGTGGCAGGAGCCGCTGCGGCTGGGCCGCCGCCGTTCATCGCGCCCTGACGAAATCGACACGGTGGCCAATGCCCTGGACGACATGCGCCGCGCCATCCTCAGTGACATCGAACGGCGTGAGCGCGACCGCCTGGCGTTGCAAGACAAGCGCGACGAACTGCAGGCCATGGTCGAACGACGTACCGCCAGCCTGGCCCGGGCCAAGGATGACGCCGAGGCTGCCAACCTGGCCAAGTCGCGCTTCCTGGCGACCATGAGCCACGAGTTGCGCACCCCGCTCAACGGCATCCTGGGCATGGCCGAGCTGCTACGCGGTGGCCGGTTGGAAGCGGCCGACCGTCAGCGGGTGGAAGCCTTGTACAAGGCCGGCGAAGGGCTGTTGGCGATTCTCAACGAAGTGCTGTATTTCGCCCGGCTCGAAGAAGGTGAGAGCCGCGCCGAGCTGGTCGGTTTTTCGCTGCGCCAGTTGTGCCATGAAGTGTTGGCGCTGCTCGAACCCATGGCCGTAGGCAACGGCGACACGCTGCATCTGGAGGTTGATGAGCAATTGGCCGGATACCAGCACGGCGCCGAGCAGTACCTGCGTCAGGTGCTCAGCAACCTGCTGGCCAATGCCATCAAGTTCACCGAGCACGGCCAGGTGCGGCTCAAGGTGCAGGTGTTGGACAGCGACGCGGCCGCGCAACGCCTGCGGCTGTCGGTCCATGACAATGGCATCGGCATCGAGCCGGCCGTACAGGCAAAAATCTTCGACCGCTTCGTCCAGGCCAGCGAGGCTGTAGCCCGCCGCTACGGCGGCACCGGTCTGGGCCTGGCGATCTGCAAGCACTTGGTGGAAAAGCTGGGGGGCTGCATTGGCCTGGACAGTGTACAAGGGCAGGGCAGTTGCTTCTGGTTCGAACTCGCCATCGCCCACGGGCAGCCGGTTGCGGCCAATAGCCCGGTTCAGTCGGTCAGCGCCAGCCTGGATATCCTGGTGGTCGAGGACGTTGCGCTGAACCGTGAGGTGGCGGGCGGCTTGCTGGTGCGTGACGGCCACCGGGTGAGCTTTGCCGAAGAGGCCGGGCAGGCCCTGCAACTGTGCGCACAGCAGCGCTTCGACCTGATTCTGCTGGACGTTCACCTGCCCGGCATGAGCGGTGTGGAACTGTGCCGGCAGCTTCGCGCCACCCCCGGGCCTAACCAGCACAGCCGGATAGTGGCGCTGACCGCGGGCGTGCAACCGGGGCAAGTGTCCGGTTATCTGGATGCCGGCATGCACGGTGTGCTGGCCAAGCCACTGCGGCTGGCCAGCCTGCGCCAGGCGCTGGCCGAGGCAACGCCGACCGAAGCGGCCGGGATTGACGCGAACATGGACTGGTCGCTGCTGGCCACCCACCGCTCGCTGCTGGGCGAGCAGAAGCTGCAGGGCCTGCTGAACGTGTTGCGCCAGTCACTGGAGCAGCACGCCACGGCGTTGGCCGAGGCGCTGCCGGCCCTGGACTTTACCGAAGTGCTGCACCTGGCCCATCGCCTGGCCGGCAGTTGTGATTCCCTGGGGTTTTCTGGCCTGGCTGCGCTGTTGCGACGCCTCGAAGACGCAGCCCGCCAGCATGACCCGCAGGCGCTGAAAGCCCTCGCCGAGCCTTTGGCAACCCAGCTCGGCCAGGCCCGTAAGACCCTGGAACAGTTGATCCAGCGCTGACGTACAAAAAACTTACGACTTTTTACATCTTCGATCCGTTCGTACAACGGCACCTTACATCCGTTTCCAATAATCCATGGCAACCGTGTTGCACGCGGTCCATGAGGCTTATTGGAGACAAGAATAATGACATGCCGTAGCGCTCAGCCCCTCCCTCGCTTCACCAAACGTACCCGCCGCAATGGTGAGGTGCGCCATGACTGACACTGCTGAAAAAATCCAGCTCACCCGCGCGCTGAAAAGCCGGCACATCTTCATGCTGTCGCTGGGCGGGGTGATCGGCACCGGCCTGTTCATGGGGTCGGGCGTGACCATCAACCAGGGCGGGCCGGTGGGTGCAATCCTGGCCTATCTGGTCGCGGGCCTGCTGATGTACCTGGTGATGGTTTGCCTGGGCGAACTGTCGGTGCAGATGCCGGTGTCCGGCTCGTTCCAGGCCCATGCCACGAAGTTCATCGGCCCGGCCACCGGCTTCATGATCGGCTGGGTGTACTGGATGAGCTGGGCCACCACCGTGGGCCTGGAGTTCACCGCCGCCGGCATGCTGATGACCCGCTGGTTCCCCGAGGTGCCGATCT includes the following:
- the betI_1 gene encoding HTH-type transcriptional regulator BetI (*Name betI_1), whose protein sequence is MSQEARYHRMLPELRKANLVEATLVCLKRHGFQGASIRKISAEAGVSVGLISHHYAGKDELVAEAYLAVTGRVMGLLREAMAQAAPNARERLSAFFRASFCAELLDPQLLDAWLAFWGAVKTADAINQVHDHSYGEYRKELSRLLAELAAQEGWQGFDADLAAISLSALLDGLWLESGLNPGTFTPEQGVIICEAWVDGLQAGGRRRFSLPEGC
- the tsaM1 gene encoding Toluene-4-sulfonate monooxygenase system iron-sulfur subunit TsaM1 (*Name tsaM1); the protein is MYPKNTWYVACTPDEIATKPLGRQICGEKIVFYRAQENTVAAVEDFCPHRGAPLSLGYVEDGNLVCGYHGLVMGCDGKTVSMPGQRVRGFPCNKTFAAVERYGFIWVWPGDQAQADPALIPHLEWAVSDEWAYGGGLFHIGCDYRLMIDNLMDLTHETYVHASSIGQKEIDEAPPVTTVTGDEVVTSRHMENIMAPPFWRMALRGNGLADDVPVDRWQICRFTPPSHVLIEVGVAHAGKGGYHADAQHKASSIVVDFITPETDTSIWYFWGMARNFAAHDQTLTDNIREGQGKIFSEDLEMLERQQQNLLAYPERNLLKLNIDAGGVQSRKVLERIIAKERAPQPQLIATSATPA
- the paaG_1 gene encoding 1,2-epoxyphenylacetyl-CoA isomerase (*Name paaG_1), coding for MNDLITRELDQGLLTLAFNRPDKLNALNTAMYQQLGDLLLAAGEDPGVDAIILTGGAHCFTAGNDLRDFLDNPPTDLDSPVFRLMRVVMGLDKPLIAAVSGAAIGIGATLLLHCDQVLVSRSTKLRMPFAPLGVCPEFGASLLLPRLLGQARAARLLLANELLDGEQAVAWGLANEPA
- the btuD_3 gene encoding Vitamin B12 import ATP-binding protein BtuD (*Name btuD_3), with protein sequence MSMVNSYWLLIVGFVRLSVFSGSITRLWVVPLSSRTGSKTAPDQLTRQMQERPCALNLPEPAIPERTPNPTKARRCSPSNSPQIIPHPQGPLPVLQGVDLRLARGSSLALMGESGSGKSTLLHLIAGLDRADSGRILIDDVALDSRSEASLAQWRWEGIGLVFQQYNLISSLDVAANLAFQARLADRHDPQWVAYLAERLGLAGLLARYPEQLSGGQQQRVAIGRALAGRPAWLLADEPTGSLDEASSDEVLSLLLQLVSEAGSGVLMVTHSPRLAARLQQRCQLQAGRVQPERGDEAFVAGPVGVAQPLAAPSCAVFQHLHRVVAGHGAVDGRAGTE
- the arcA_2 gene encoding Aerobic respiration control protein ArcA (*Name arcA_2); this encodes MTPRVLIVDDDPLIRDLLQAYLSQEGYDVHCADTAEKAEALLGSQDVDLVLLDIRLPGKDGLTLTRELRVRSEVGIILITGRNDDIDRIVGLECGADDYVIKPLNPRELVSRAKNLIRRVRHAREVHPAPACAQSLKQFADWALDTDRRRLIDPRGGQTLLTHGEFQLLSVFLRNSGHTLSRDQLMDQIRNREWVPNDRSIDVLVGRLRRKLHDDPAEPQLIITIHGTGYLFTASVAA
- the rcsC_6 gene encoding Sensor histidine kinase RcsC (*Name rcsC_6) produces the protein MIRLHTDGLLRRLLRFILLFSLCFTVLASSVQLYFEYRREMRDIEARMALIRAGYLASLERSLWDLDEAQLDTQLRGLVDFSDVARVRLVSDDFQLLRGEAEPKGPLRIERFPLDYQPPSGPARHLGELEVSIDLGAVHRRLYATGLASLLWMGVFLCGLAVALSGLFYRLVTRHLQVMAEFARRIGAGQWQEPLRLGRRRSSRPDEIDTVANALDDMRRAILSDIERRERDRLALQDKRDELQAMVERRTASLARAKDDAEAANLAKSRFLATMSHELRTPLNGILGMAELLRGGRLEAADRQRVEALYKAGEGLLAILNEVLYFARLEEGESRAELVGFSLRQLCHEVLALLEPMAVGNGDTLHLEVDEQLAGYQHGAEQYLRQVLSNLLANAIKFTEHGQVRLKVQVLDSDAAAQRLRLSVHDNGIGIEPAVQAKIFDRFVQASEAVARRYGGTGLGLAICKHLVEKLGGCIGLDSVQGQGSCFWFELAIAHGQPVAANSPVQSVSASLDILVVEDVALNREVAGGLLVRDGHRVSFAEEAGQALQLCAQQRFDLILLDVHLPGMSGVELCRQLRATPGPNQHSRIVALTAGVQPGQVSGYLDAGMHGVLAKPLRLASLRQALAEATPTEAAGIDANMDWSLLATHRSLLGEQKLQGLLNVLRQSLEQHATALAEALPALDFTEVLHLAHRLAGSCDSLGFSGLAALLRRLEDAARQHDPQALKALAEPLATQLGQARKTLEQLIQR